One window from the genome of Gemmatimonadaceae bacterium encodes:
- a CDS encoding serine hydrolase, with protein sequence MLSLLVSLSLATANGGGGLPVKAPKAVGMSSERLAKIDHVVECGISAGGYPGASVVVGRRGAAVWEKGFGKQSWEKGSTPVSADRTIYDLASLTKVVGTTSALMILYDQGKIHLDDPVSKYIPEFSGGAKDQVTIRMLLEHRSGLPAGRDLWRIAHTPEEARAAVISTPLVCEPDHCYEYSDLGADMLGFVVEAASGQRLDQFLEQNVFGPLGMTDTFFRPADSLKARVAPTEVAPPRGYPLKGEVHDENAYALGGIAGHAGLFSTASDLAVFAQMMLNGGEYNGLRIFADSTVALFTKRAVGTRALGWDTCNDKGSCGKYLGEDAYGHTGFTGTSLWVDPDRDMFVVLLTNRVHEARAKRPAKVIADVRADLADAAALAVTDYGDGPMVMPAKFRADKAVDWNRPERHARKHSTKKSKSAKASTSSKKRVAASKASSSKKSAKKKH encoded by the coding sequence GTGCTGTCACTGCTCGTCTCACTCTCGCTCGCGACGGCTAACGGCGGCGGCGGCCTTCCCGTGAAGGCGCCGAAGGCCGTGGGCATGTCCAGCGAGCGGCTCGCCAAGATCGATCACGTCGTCGAATGCGGAATTTCGGCTGGGGGATACCCGGGCGCTTCCGTCGTGGTCGGCCGGCGCGGCGCAGCCGTGTGGGAAAAGGGCTTCGGGAAGCAGAGCTGGGAAAAAGGCAGCACGCCCGTCTCCGCCGATCGCACCATCTACGATCTCGCTTCGTTGACCAAAGTCGTCGGCACCACGTCGGCGCTCATGATCTTGTACGATCAGGGTAAGATCCACCTCGACGATCCGGTGTCGAAGTACATCCCCGAGTTCTCGGGCGGCGCAAAGGATCAGGTCACGATCCGGATGCTCCTCGAGCATCGCTCGGGGCTGCCGGCCGGGCGGGATCTGTGGCGCATCGCGCACACGCCCGAGGAAGCACGGGCCGCGGTCATCTCGACGCCGCTCGTTTGCGAACCGGACCACTGCTACGAATACTCGGACCTTGGCGCCGACATGCTCGGCTTCGTGGTCGAGGCGGCGTCCGGCCAGCGGCTGGACCAATTCCTGGAACAGAACGTCTTTGGCCCGCTCGGCATGACGGATACGTTCTTCCGGCCCGCCGACTCGCTGAAGGCGCGGGTGGCGCCCACGGAAGTCGCTCCGCCGCGCGGCTACCCGCTCAAGGGCGAAGTACACGACGAGAACGCGTACGCGCTCGGCGGCATTGCCGGACATGCCGGCTTGTTCAGCACCGCGTCAGACCTCGCGGTCTTCGCGCAGATGATGCTGAACGGCGGCGAGTACAACGGCCTTCGCATCTTCGCCGATTCGACCGTGGCGCTGTTCACCAAGCGCGCCGTGGGAACGCGCGCGCTCGGCTGGGACACGTGCAACGACAAGGGCAGCTGCGGCAAGTATCTCGGTGAGGATGCCTACGGACACACGGGCTTCACGGGAACGTCGCTTTGGGTCGACCCCGACCGCGACATGTTCGTGGTGTTGCTCACGAACCGCGTCCACGAAGCGCGGGCGAAGCGTCCGGCCAAGGTGATCGCCGACGTTCGCGCCGATCTCGCCGACGCGGCCGCGCTCGCGGTGACGGATTACGGCGACGGGCCGATGGTGATGCCGGCGAAGTTCCGCGCCGACAAGGCTGTCGACTGGAACCGGCCGGAGCGGCACGCGCGGAAGCATTCGACGAAGAAGTCGAAGTCCGCAAAGGCGTCGACCTCGTCGAAGAAGAGAGTCGCTGCCAGCAAGGCGAGCAGTTCGAAGAAGTCGGCGAAGAAGAAGCATTAG
- a CDS encoding BamA/TamA family outer membrane protein: MHRSTSLAGIAFTASLICVAPGRLSAQDKPRPVEVSGVPALNFDADEGLGYGLIMALYGYDDRATSYRWTAQPTVFLTTQGRRDYTLFFDAPSRPDHPWRYTAFVGREQQLAAPYYGIGNNTPYDPALETGSTRYFYRYGRDRLSATGDVQHALILPSVRVLVGGGVSNDRIDLTPFDSGTTLLERDLHNRTPPLGHTNYLRAGLTYDTRDREIGTHDGTWADLIVQRVDKSLGATNDYTRWTASVRRYQPLSERVTFATRVLMQNTMGDAPFHALAEIQTTQKSQDGLGGSSSVRGLPKDRYVGKGIAVTNNELRWNAADFMLHGRPSSVILSAFVDAGRVWDNGVDLSSITHELHAGYGGGARLAFGPSFVVSADVGHSGQSAAPIYIGLGYMF; encoded by the coding sequence ATGCATCGCTCGACATCGCTCGCGGGGATCGCTTTCACCGCGTCCCTCATTTGCGTCGCGCCCGGCCGACTTTCGGCGCAGGACAAGCCGCGCCCGGTGGAAGTTTCGGGCGTCCCCGCTCTCAACTTCGACGCCGACGAAGGCCTTGGTTACGGCCTCATCATGGCGCTCTACGGCTACGACGATCGCGCGACGTCATATCGCTGGACCGCGCAGCCGACCGTCTTTCTCACCACGCAAGGCCGCCGCGACTACACGCTCTTCTTCGACGCGCCGTCGCGTCCAGATCATCCGTGGCGATACACGGCATTCGTCGGTCGAGAGCAGCAGCTCGCCGCGCCTTACTACGGCATCGGCAACAACACGCCGTACGACCCGGCGCTGGAGACGGGCAGCACGCGCTACTTCTACCGGTATGGGCGAGATCGTCTCAGCGCCACGGGCGACGTCCAGCACGCACTCATTCTACCGAGCGTGCGCGTGCTTGTCGGCGGCGGCGTGTCGAACGACCGCATCGATCTCACGCCATTCGACAGCGGTACCACACTTCTCGAGCGCGACTTGCACAACCGCACACCACCTCTTGGCCACACGAACTACCTTCGCGCCGGCCTCACGTACGATACGCGCGACCGCGAGATCGGCACGCACGACGGCACCTGGGCTGACCTCATCGTTCAGCGCGTCGACAAATCACTCGGTGCCACGAATGACTACACGCGCTGGACGGCCTCGGTGCGGCGCTATCAGCCGCTGAGTGAACGCGTGACCTTCGCGACACGTGTCCTCATGCAGAACACGATGGGTGACGCGCCGTTCCACGCGCTGGCGGAAATTCAGACTACTCAGAAGTCGCAGGACGGACTCGGTGGCTCGAGCAGCGTTCGCGGACTCCCCAAGGACCGCTATGTCGGGAAGGGAATCGCCGTCACGAACAACGAGCTTCGTTGGAACGCCGCCGACTTCATGTTGCACGGCCGGCCGTCATCGGTGATTCTGAGCGCGTTCGTCGACGCGGGCCGGGTGTGGGACAATGGCGTCGATCTCTCGTCGATCACGCACGAGCTGCACGCCGGGTATGGCGGCGGCGCGCGATTAGCGTTCGGGCCGAGCTTCGTGGTGTCCGCGGATGTTGGGCACTCGGGGCAGTCAGCGGCGCCGATCTACATCGGACTCGGATACATGTTTTGA
- a CDS encoding metal-sulfur cluster assembly factor, producing MSDLPNADPQTQPASQPTEPPPSADQVKMALRKVKDPELNLNIVDLGLVYDVMVDGADVQVDMTLTSPGCPAGPQIMGDVERVLKTVPGVGAVNINLVWDPFWTPDKIEPRVRAYMGL from the coding sequence ATGAGCGACCTACCCAATGCCGACCCGCAGACTCAGCCCGCGAGCCAACCCACTGAGCCGCCGCCGAGTGCCGATCAGGTGAAGATGGCGCTCCGGAAGGTGAAGGATCCGGAGCTCAACTTGAACATCGTCGACCTGGGGCTCGTCTACGACGTGATGGTGGATGGGGCCGACGTGCAGGTCGACATGACTCTGACGTCGCCGGGCTGTCCGGCGGGCCCGCAGATCATGGGCGACGTCGAGCGGGTTCTCAAAACGGTACCGGGAGTCGGGGCCGTGAACATCAACCTGGTGTGGGATCCGTTCTGGACGCCGGACAAGATCGAGCCGCGCGTCAGGGCGTACATGGGGCTTTAG
- a CDS encoding HRDC domain-containing protein — MHTPVYLDTASVVDSFLASIGDISILALDTEGASFHRFVDRIYLLQLSTRDQTAIIDPIPIGTPARLGGLLEDARVEIVFHDADYDLRLLHQDYGWNVRNIFDTRIAAQLLGLKAFGLAALLERYFGLKLDKKHQRADWSMRPLTQGMLDYAAQDTIHLLELRDKLKHELESAGRWDWAAEEFALLEGTRWAGDDSANAFLRIKGARDLSRRELAVLRELVPWRDDVARQLDRATFRVVGNEQLLDIARQQPATRETLGAIKGMPRGILESRGNEVLDAVKRGLAVPENALPRFPKAARWDRDPDFDARVNALKTVRDATATRLDLDPGVLCSRDRMEAVARRNPASREELESVSELRRWQRAVLGESFLKALAPHRKQVPAQADSPYRD; from the coding sequence GTGCATACGCCCGTGTATCTCGACACCGCGAGCGTCGTCGACAGCTTTCTGGCCTCGATCGGCGACATCAGCATCCTTGCCCTCGATACCGAGGGCGCGAGCTTCCATCGCTTCGTCGATCGAATCTATCTGCTCCAGCTCTCGACGCGCGACCAAACGGCAATCATCGATCCCATCCCGATCGGCACGCCCGCTCGACTCGGCGGTCTGCTCGAGGATGCCCGCGTCGAGATCGTGTTTCACGACGCGGATTATGATCTGCGATTGCTGCACCAGGATTATGGTTGGAACGTTCGGAACATTTTCGACACCCGCATCGCCGCGCAGCTGCTCGGGCTCAAGGCGTTCGGGCTCGCCGCGCTTCTCGAGCGATACTTCGGTCTCAAGCTCGACAAGAAGCATCAGCGCGCCGACTGGTCCATGCGGCCGCTCACGCAGGGCATGCTCGACTACGCCGCGCAGGATACCATCCACCTGCTGGAGCTGCGCGACAAGCTGAAGCACGAGCTCGAATCCGCGGGCCGCTGGGATTGGGCCGCCGAGGAATTCGCGCTGCTCGAGGGCACGCGCTGGGCGGGCGATGATTCGGCGAACGCGTTCCTGCGCATCAAGGGCGCGCGCGACCTCTCGCGCCGCGAGCTCGCGGTGTTGCGCGAGCTCGTGCCGTGGCGCGACGACGTGGCGCGCCAGCTCGATCGCGCGACGTTCCGCGTCGTCGGCAACGAGCAGCTGCTCGACATCGCGCGCCAACAGCCCGCGACGCGCGAGACACTCGGCGCCATCAAGGGCATGCCGCGGGGCATTCTCGAGTCGCGCGGGAATGAGGTGCTCGACGCGGTGAAGCGCGGGCTCGCCGTTCCCGAGAACGCGCTGCCGCGCTTTCCGAAAGCGGCGCGCTGGGATCGCGATCCCGATTTCGATGCGCGCGTGAATGCGCTCAAGACCGTGCGTGATGCTACGGCGACGCGCCTCGATCTCGATCCAGGTGTGTTGTGCTCGCGCGACCGCATGGAGGCGGTGGCGCGCCGGAACCCCGCGTCGCGCGAGGAGCTGGAGTCGGTCTCCGAGCTGCGCCGCTGGCAGCGGGCGGTGCTCGGTGAGAGTTTTCTAAAGGCCTTGGCCCCGCACCGCAAACAAGTGCCCGCGCAAGCCGACTCTCCCTATCGCGATTAG
- a CDS encoding AI-2E family transporter translates to MSDEANVAGDTPTPRQHRVRRRRTGWRNADVMRTAALVIGMYLGVRLIWFAHPLFLTAFLGMLFGLAVASGVDVLSRWRIPRGLSAALIVLAFFGLLFGFGAVMAPTIHEQSIELRRQLPDALDRLDQWVNARRSGVVGMIFSGLTDVSQADSAVSGQKPVAGPPVPQAATSAPPAAPVPTAGTQLQPQSTVVSTLRRRIGGQLGGATRLLFPFLSSTIEVVTGILIIIFLSIYIAVDPGMYRSGIMHLFPHGRRRRTGDVLSAVAAVLRKWLVTQLIAMVVMGIVTTIVLLALHIKAAFALGLLSGLLEFIPTAGALISSAPSILMGFLDSPEKAMWVGVAFVGVHFLEGHLLIPLLMKGGVDLPPALTILSQALMAILFGFLGLMCAVPLLAATMVAVKMLYVEDIVGDPQIGPGENPHKGVE, encoded by the coding sequence ATGAGCGATGAGGCGAACGTAGCGGGAGACACGCCGACACCGCGGCAGCATCGCGTGCGGCGCCGGCGAACCGGCTGGCGCAACGCGGACGTGATGCGCACCGCCGCGCTCGTGATCGGCATGTATCTGGGCGTACGGCTGATCTGGTTCGCGCACCCGCTGTTCCTCACAGCGTTCTTAGGGATGTTGTTCGGGTTGGCCGTCGCGTCGGGCGTGGACGTGCTGTCGCGCTGGCGAATTCCGCGGGGCTTGAGCGCGGCGCTGATCGTGCTCGCGTTCTTCGGGCTGCTGTTCGGCTTCGGGGCGGTGATGGCACCGACGATCCATGAACAGTCGATCGAATTGCGGCGGCAGCTGCCGGACGCGCTGGACCGGTTGGATCAGTGGGTGAATGCGCGCCGCAGCGGCGTCGTTGGAATGATTTTCAGCGGGCTGACGGATGTCTCTCAGGCGGACTCGGCCGTCTCGGGGCAGAAGCCGGTTGCCGGCCCGCCGGTGCCACAGGCGGCGACGTCCGCACCGCCCGCCGCGCCGGTCCCGACGGCAGGGACGCAACTCCAGCCGCAGAGCACCGTGGTGTCGACGCTGCGCCGCCGGATCGGCGGCCAGCTTGGCGGCGCGACTCGGCTGTTGTTTCCCTTCCTGTCGTCGACGATCGAGGTTGTTACAGGAATACTCATTATAATTTTCTTATCGATCTACATCGCGGTCGATCCGGGCATGTACCGCAGCGGCATCATGCACCTGTTCCCGCACGGACGGCGCCGGCGGACCGGCGACGTGCTCTCGGCGGTTGCGGCCGTGCTGCGCAAATGGCTCGTGACGCAGCTCATCGCGATGGTGGTGATGGGCATCGTCACGACGATCGTGCTGCTGGCGCTGCACATCAAAGCGGCGTTTGCGCTCGGCCTGCTCTCGGGGCTGCTGGAGTTCATTCCAACCGCCGGCGCGCTGATTTCCTCCGCGCCCTCGATCCTCATGGGCTTCCTCGACTCGCCGGAGAAGGCGATGTGGGTGGGCGTGGCCTTCGTCGGCGTGCATTTCCTCGAGGGCCATCTCTTGATCCCGCTGCTCATGAAAGGCGGGGTCGATCTTCCGCCGGCGCTCACGATTCTCTCCCAGGCGCTGATGGCGATTCTCTTCGGATTCCTTGGCCTGATGTGCGCGGTGCCGCTGCTCGCGGCGACGATGGTCGCGGTCAAGATGCTCTATGTCGAAGACATCGTCGGCGATCCGCAAATCGGTCCGGGAGAGAATCCACACAAGGGCGTTGAGTAG
- a CDS encoding pyridoxal-phosphate dependent enzyme: MSSSGQFSSPLIERYPALDQLPRVALTNGPTPVEHLATIHPGLWIKRDDLSADPLGGNKVRALEFLLGTVRGGDRVVTVGSAGSTHALAVTMYASRLGAGVFVGRWKQVMNATAERVAARIGREAARAPVFRSPVGAYAWAVGRRLRGALWVPAGGSSPLGVLGHVNAGLELVNQIERGALPAPRYVVTPLGTGGTMAGLALAFAIAERDIEVVGVRVVPRIVGRVSHVRSLANRSAALIERVSGTRVPRVRDHVRVEHHAYGGAYGRETTAGREAATQLLETTGIRLDATYSAKAFSHAIAVAESGVTLFWLTFDSRLW; encoded by the coding sequence TTGAGTAGCTCGGGACAATTCTCGTCGCCGCTCATCGAGCGGTACCCGGCGCTCGATCAACTGCCGCGCGTCGCGCTGACGAACGGCCCGACGCCGGTGGAGCATCTCGCGACGATCCATCCGGGGCTGTGGATCAAGCGCGACGATCTGAGCGCCGATCCGCTCGGCGGGAACAAGGTGCGCGCGCTCGAGTTTCTTCTCGGGACCGTTCGCGGCGGCGATCGCGTCGTCACGGTCGGCTCGGCGGGATCGACGCACGCGCTTGCCGTCACCATGTACGCATCACGATTGGGCGCCGGCGTTTTCGTTGGGCGATGGAAGCAGGTCATGAACGCGACGGCGGAACGTGTCGCGGCACGCATCGGGCGAGAAGCGGCGCGCGCTCCGGTATTTCGATCGCCCGTCGGCGCGTACGCGTGGGCAGTCGGCCGCCGGCTGCGCGGCGCGCTCTGGGTGCCGGCGGGCGGAAGCAGTCCGCTGGGCGTGCTCGGTCACGTGAACGCCGGGCTCGAGTTGGTGAATCAAATCGAACGGGGCGCGTTGCCCGCGCCACGCTACGTCGTCACGCCACTCGGCACCGGAGGAACGATGGCGGGGTTGGCACTCGCGTTCGCGATCGCCGAGCGGGACATCGAAGTCGTCGGCGTGCGGGTGGTGCCGAGGATCGTTGGGCGGGTGTCGCATGTGCGGTCGTTGGCGAATCGCTCGGCGGCGCTGATCGAGCGTGTGAGTGGAACGCGAGTGCCGCGCGTGCGCGACCATGTGCGTGTCGAGCACCATGCGTACGGTGGCGCATATGGCCGCGAGACGACCGCTGGGCGCGAGGCAGCAACGCAACTGCTTGAAACGACGGGAATTCGCCTCGACGCCACGTATAGCGCGAAGGCGTTCTCGCACGCGATCGCGGTGGCTGAATCCGGTGTTACGCTTTTCTGGTTAACGTTCGATTCTAGACTATGGTGA
- a CDS encoding thioesterase family protein yields MTTLPEVTFHIYPTDCDMLGHLNHATMLNFLERARWSLLEPQINVREWAKQPVFSVVRHVDIGYLAQSLPGEDLVIRSGLLAIRRTSYIIKQDVRKVGSNALVAEASIVFVAVNQQGQPVPVPDSWREMLPQWPEHE; encoded by the coding sequence ATGACCACACTGCCCGAAGTCACGTTTCACATCTATCCGACGGACTGCGACATGCTCGGGCATCTGAATCACGCGACGATGCTCAACTTTCTCGAGCGTGCGCGGTGGTCGCTGCTCGAGCCGCAGATCAACGTTCGCGAATGGGCGAAGCAGCCGGTGTTCTCGGTGGTGCGGCATGTGGACATCGGGTATCTCGCGCAGTCGCTGCCAGGCGAGGATCTCGTGATTCGCTCGGGGCTCCTCGCGATTCGGCGCACGAGCTACATCATCAAGCAGGACGTGCGCAAAGTGGGATCGAACGCGCTGGTGGCCGAAGCATCGATCGTGTTCGTGGCGGTCAATCAACAGGGGCAGCCGGTGCCCGTTCCGGATTCGTGGCGTGAGATGTTGCCGCAGTGGCCGGAACACGAGTGA
- a CDS encoding alpha/beta fold hydrolase codes for MAGTRVIALVGDTAIAYDDVGTGLPVVFLHAFPLNRTMWDPQVGALVAECRCIAIDMRGLGESAPAEPYSVERYADDVVGVLDALQIERAVFVGLSLGGYVAFALWRRHRDRVRALVLADTRAAADTRDGITRRRHLIELAESQGSIAVANVQIAGLVGKTTREKRPDIYDATHRMMAQAPVEGIIGGLEALMARPDSTATCETISVPTLVVVGEEDAITPVKEARRLQESIPGSRIEVLQQAGHLSSLERPAAFNTVVSEFLASLMYN; via the coding sequence GTGGCCGGAACACGAGTGATTGCGCTGGTCGGAGACACGGCGATCGCGTACGACGACGTCGGCACGGGATTGCCGGTGGTGTTTCTGCATGCGTTCCCGCTGAATCGCACGATGTGGGACCCGCAGGTCGGCGCGCTCGTGGCCGAATGCCGGTGTATCGCGATCGACATGCGCGGGCTCGGCGAATCCGCGCCGGCCGAGCCGTACAGTGTCGAGCGTTATGCGGACGACGTGGTGGGCGTACTCGATGCGCTGCAGATCGAACGCGCCGTGTTCGTTGGCTTGTCGCTGGGCGGCTATGTCGCGTTCGCATTGTGGCGGCGGCATCGCGATCGCGTGCGCGCCCTGGTGCTCGCCGACACGCGTGCGGCGGCCGATACGCGCGACGGCATCACGCGGCGACGACACTTGATCGAGCTCGCCGAATCGCAGGGGAGCATCGCGGTGGCGAACGTGCAGATCGCGGGGCTGGTGGGAAAAACCACCCGTGAAAAGCGCCCGGATATCTATGACGCGACGCATCGGATGATGGCGCAGGCGCCGGTTGAGGGAATCATCGGCGGGCTCGAGGCGCTCATGGCGCGGCCTGATTCGACGGCGACGTGCGAGACGATCTCGGTGCCGACACTCGTCGTGGTCGGCGAGGAAGACGCCATCACGCCGGTCAAGGAAGCGCGGCGGCTGCAGGAGTCGATTCCCGGCAGCCGGATCGAGGTGCTGCAGCAGGCGGGGCACTTGTCGAGTCTCGAGCGGCCGGCGGCGTTCAACACCGTGGTGAGCGAGTTTCTCGCGAGTCTCATGTACAACTAG
- a CDS encoding isoprenylcysteine carboxylmethyltransferase family protein produces the protein MTSPRQSSQSTTPPAPSATERSAPARVGAVLFRNRSWLPVPFLLVALLAPGYATRWNWIAGAVLIVFGEWIRMSGVAAAGTVTRRRSRDVQRLVTYGVFRWVRNPLYVGNFFIWMGFVVISGVMWFLPLAVLIFAAEYTLIVRYEEGVLESIFGQEYLDYKQTTPRWLPRPPKQPESGPHDWREAWRSEISTFLQYLALVVLFLVKQKVWWK, from the coding sequence ATGACTTCACCGCGCCAATCGAGCCAGTCGACTACGCCGCCGGCCCCTTCCGCGACAGAACGCAGCGCGCCGGCGCGCGTCGGTGCCGTGCTGTTTCGCAACCGCAGTTGGCTGCCGGTGCCGTTTCTGCTGGTCGCGCTGCTCGCGCCGGGATACGCGACGCGATGGAACTGGATCGCCGGCGCGGTCCTGATCGTGTTCGGCGAATGGATTCGCATGTCGGGCGTGGCGGCGGCCGGCACGGTGACTCGCCGCCGCTCGCGCGACGTGCAGCGCCTGGTGACGTATGGCGTCTTCCGCTGGGTGAGGAATCCGCTCTACGTCGGCAATTTCTTCATCTGGATGGGCTTCGTCGTCATCTCGGGCGTGATGTGGTTCCTTCCGCTCGCGGTGCTGATCTTCGCAGCGGAATACACGCTGATCGTGCGCTACGAGGAAGGGGTGCTCGAGTCGATCTTCGGGCAGGAGTATCTCGACTACAAGCAGACGACGCCGCGGTGGCTTCCTCGACCGCCGAAGCAGCCGGAGAGCGGGCCGCATGATTGGCGCGAGGCGTGGCGGAGCGAGATCTCGACGTTCCTGCAGTACCTGGCGCTGGTGGTGCTGTTCTTGGTGAAGCAGAAGGTTTGGTGGAAGTGA
- a CDS encoding ferredoxin family protein: MPYVITEACINTKDRACVDVCPVDCIYEGEQQLYIHPDECIDCGACEPECPVTAIFPEEDVPGHLKQYVQINRDVFKSDNPPGKPQK; encoded by the coding sequence ATGCCCTACGTCATCACCGAAGCTTGCATCAATACAAAGGACCGCGCGTGCGTCGACGTCTGTCCCGTCGACTGCATCTACGAAGGGGAGCAGCAACTGTACATCCATCCCGACGAGTGCATCGACTGCGGCGCGTGTGAGCCCGAATGTCCGGTCACGGCCATTTTCCCCGAAGAAGACGTGCCGGGCCACCTGAAGCAGTACGTGCAGATCAATCGCGACGTGTTCAAGAGCGACAATCCGCCGGGCAAGCCGCAGAAGTGA
- a CDS encoding (2Fe-2S)-binding protein: MRLIVNGATHDVTAPAHETLLSTLRDRLELTGTKLVCGRGECGACTVLLDGISVYACLTLTVACDEREITTIEGLAHDKTLHPVQAAFAEHDALQCGFCTPGQILAAVALLKENPNPTEDAVRRGMSGNLCRCGAYPKILRAVLAAASQDTAPDTTQDAAHD; this comes from the coding sequence ATGCGTCTCATCGTCAACGGAGCCACGCACGACGTCACCGCGCCCGCCCACGAGACGCTGCTTTCTACCCTGCGCGATCGATTGGAGCTCACCGGCACGAAGCTCGTCTGCGGCCGGGGAGAGTGCGGCGCCTGCACGGTGCTGCTGGATGGAATTTCCGTCTACGCGTGCCTGACGCTCACTGTAGCATGTGACGAGCGGGAAATCACGACGATCGAAGGTTTGGCGCATGACAAAACGTTGCATCCTGTCCAGGCGGCGTTCGCCGAGCACGACGCGCTGCAATGTGGCTTCTGCACGCCGGGACAGATTCTGGCGGCTGTCGCCCTGCTGAAGGAAAACCCGAATCCGACGGAAGACGCCGTGCGCCGCGGCATGAGCGGCAATCTGTGCCGCTGCGGTGCGTACCCGAAAATCCTGCGCGCCGTGCTCGCGGCCGCGAGCCAGGACACCGCGCCGGACACGACGCAGGACGCCGCCCATGACTAG